A genomic window from Providencia alcalifaciens includes:
- a CDS encoding type II toxin-antitoxin system HicB family antitoxin: protein MIKGSNVMIIDGHPASVAYESEIKAFRGKFLDVTGYCDFVSDSIEGLIQEAKISLGEYVLTCQEEEIKPFKDQETIRSFTLRYPSHLEPRLDAIATANNLSKNQYIVQLLERELISK, encoded by the coding sequence ATGATTAAAGGAAGCAATGTCATGATAATCGACGGGCATCCTGCATCTGTCGCTTATGAATCTGAAATTAAAGCATTTAGAGGTAAGTTTTTAGATGTAACAGGCTATTGTGATTTTGTCTCTGATAGTATCGAGGGATTAATACAAGAAGCGAAAATTTCACTGGGGGAATATGTACTGACTTGTCAGGAAGAGGAAATTAAACCCTTTAAAGACCAAGAGACGATTAGGTCTTTTACTTTGCGCTATCCCAGCCATTTGGAGCCACGTCTAGATGCAATAGCAACCGCTAATAATTTATCTAAAAATCAATATATTGTTCAATTATTAGAACGTGAGCTTATTTCGAAGTAA
- a CDS encoding type II toxin-antitoxin system HicA family toxin: protein MIKMMELSSKHRKTMVDILTIPPKSGIKWDDVLSLICNLGGKVKNGNGSRRKFILFGSLFQTHEPHPGNVMDKGAISGLREWFENVIGVKYD from the coding sequence ATGATAAAAATGATGGAACTGTCTTCTAAGCACCGTAAGACAATGGTGGATATACTCACTATACCGCCCAAATCTGGAATTAAATGGGATGATGTCTTAAGCCTAATTTGTAATTTGGGTGGAAAAGTTAAAAATGGTAATGGTTCACGACGAAAATTTATTTTGTTCGGCTCTTTGTTTCAGACGCATGAACCCCATCCAGGTAATGTAATGGATAAAGGTGCTATTAGTGGTTTACGTGAGTGGTTTGAGAATGTAATTGGAGTGAAATATGATTAA
- the hldE gene encoding bifunctional D-glycero-beta-D-manno-heptose-7-phosphate kinase/D-glycero-beta-D-manno-heptose 1-phosphate adenylyltransferase HldE translates to MKVTLPDYKQAGVLVVGDVMLDRYWHGPTNRISPEAPVPVVKVTMVEERPGGAANVAMNIASLGANSRLVGLTGIDDAAKALTENLNGVNVRCDFVAIPTHPTITKLRVLSRNQQLIRLDFEEGFENVDAQPMLERIEQALPHIGALVLSDYAKGALTEVEKMIALANKAGVPVLIDPKGNNFERYRGATLLTPNMSEFEAIVGRCKDNKDVEEKGMQLLESLELSALLITRSEQGMSLIRRNEAPLHLPTEAQEVFDVTGAGDTVIGVLAASIASGRPLHEACALANAAAGVVVGKLGTSTVSPIELENAIRGRAENGFGVMTESQLKQAVSDARARGERVVMTNGCFDILHAGHVSYLANARKLGDRLIVAVNSDASTRRLKGETRPVNPLDQRMIVLGALGAVDWVVPFEEDTPQRLISEILPDILVKGGDYQPDEIAGSKEVWAAGGQVMVLNFEDGISTTNIIKNIMKTK, encoded by the coding sequence ATGAAAGTAACCCTTCCTGATTATAAGCAAGCAGGTGTGTTGGTTGTTGGTGATGTCATGTTAGATCGTTACTGGCATGGACCTACGAATCGTATTTCGCCTGAAGCACCGGTTCCGGTTGTTAAAGTGACTATGGTGGAAGAGCGTCCTGGCGGCGCTGCAAACGTGGCAATGAACATCGCGTCACTGGGCGCAAATTCTCGCCTAGTAGGTTTAACGGGGATTGATGACGCGGCTAAAGCGCTGACCGAGAACCTGAATGGCGTGAATGTACGCTGTGATTTTGTGGCAATTCCCACGCATCCAACTATCACTAAGTTACGTGTTTTATCCCGTAACCAGCAGCTGATTCGCCTTGATTTCGAAGAAGGGTTCGAAAATGTGGATGCGCAGCCAATGCTAGAGCGTATCGAGCAAGCCCTGCCACATATTGGCGCGTTGGTGCTGTCTGACTATGCGAAAGGTGCATTAACCGAAGTTGAGAAGATGATCGCACTGGCGAATAAAGCGGGCGTACCTGTTCTTATTGACCCGAAAGGCAACAATTTCGAGCGTTATCGCGGAGCGACGTTGTTAACGCCAAATATGTCTGAATTTGAAGCGATTGTAGGTCGTTGCAAAGATAATAAAGATGTTGAAGAAAAAGGGATGCAGCTCCTGGAATCTTTAGAGTTATCAGCACTGTTGATTACTCGTTCAGAGCAAGGCATGAGCCTGATTCGCCGTAATGAGGCCCCTTTACATTTACCGACTGAAGCGCAAGAAGTCTTTGATGTGACAGGGGCTGGCGATACGGTCATTGGCGTATTGGCGGCATCAATTGCATCCGGTCGTCCATTACATGAAGCGTGTGCATTAGCGAATGCAGCGGCGGGGGTTGTGGTTGGCAAATTAGGAACTTCAACGGTCTCCCCTATCGAATTAGAAAATGCGATCCGTGGCCGCGCAGAAAATGGTTTCGGCGTAATGACCGAGAGCCAGCTTAAGCAAGCAGTATCCGATGCTCGAGCTCGTGGTGAGCGCGTGGTAATGACCAATGGTTGTTTCGATATTCTGCATGCAGGACATGTTTCCTATTTGGCCAATGCACGTAAATTGGGTGATCGCCTGATTGTTGCGGTAAACAGTGACGCATCGACTCGTCGCTTAAAAGGGGAAACTCGCCCAGTTAATCCATTAGACCAACGTATGATTGTATTGGGCGCATTGGGTGCCGTGGATTGGGTTGTGCCATTTGAGGAAGATACACCGCAGCGTTTGATCTCAGAGATTCTGCCTGACATCTTAGTAAAGGGTGGGGATTATCAACCAGATGAGATTGCTGGTAGCAAGGAAGTGTGGGCTGCTGGTGGGCAAGTGATGGTTCTGAATTTCGAAGATGGTATTTCAACCACCAATATCATCAAAAATATTATGAAAACCAAATAA
- the glnE gene encoding bifunctional [glutamate--ammonia ligase]-adenylyl-L-tyrosine phosphorylase/[glutamate--ammonia-ligase] adenylyltransferase: MPLSSELLQNQHQRIIQQFTEQSSELLPLNESELNFLSFSDFALKQVLAHSQFLQHIRALPPVGDEWARYGEWLKEALASVTDEDHLMQVLRTFRHHMLVRIAWMQTLELCTQRDTIVQLSELAEVLIVAARDWLYKTYCLLWGTPCDRAGNPQPLLVLGMGKLGGRELNFSSDIDLIFAYPENGVTQGGRKELDNAQFFTRLGQKLIRVLDQVTIHGFVYRVDMRLRPFGDSGPLVFSFSALEDYYQEQGRDWERYAMVKARIMGPDSVHYADTLRKLLRPFVYRRYIDFSVIQSLRNMKNMIEREVRRRGLVNNIKLGAGGIREIEFISQVFQLIRGGREPALQSQSLFTALQGIEELTLLPAQQVTQLQDSYIFLRRLENLLQSIDDQQTQTLPDDALNQARLAWGMGFANWADFYQQLSAKMATVHQIFAEQIGSDDEEDQVEECHEAYITLWQSELSKEELASYLPSKDELVAEKMIHGINLFRHDLNKRTIGPRGRDVLDELMPKLLAKVGEREDAGRVIERITPLLLSIVSRTTYLELMLEFDEVLTHVIRLCAASPMIAEQLARHPLLLDELLDPQSLYQPLPLTAYRDELRQYLMRVPEDDEEQQLEALRQFKQAQLLRIAAEDISGVLPVMKVSDHLTYLAEAIIDAVVHQAWQMMVKRYGEPEHLAQFDEKQYGFAVLGYGKLGGWELGYSSDLDLVFLFDCPMNAVTTGDRSIEARQFYLRVAQRIIHLFSTRTASGVLYEVDARLRPSGESGMLVSTIQSFDDYQKNDAWTWEHQALIRARMVFGDGSLQQKFTQIRHETLCLPREPGVLREQVRDMRLKMHRHLGSHQENEFDLKADPGGITDIEFIAQYLVLRFAIDNPALTRWSDNVRIFELMAQYDFMSEEEAYGLTQAYVSMRNELHHLALQSLPSRVDSQQFSAQRALVLASWKKWLE; the protein is encoded by the coding sequence ATGCCGCTTTCTTCCGAACTTTTGCAGAACCAACACCAACGTATTATTCAGCAGTTTACGGAGCAATCTTCTGAGTTGCTTCCGCTAAATGAATCTGAACTAAATTTCCTCTCATTCAGTGATTTTGCGTTGAAACAGGTTCTCGCCCATTCCCAATTTTTACAGCATATTCGAGCACTGCCGCCAGTAGGTGATGAATGGGCTCGCTATGGGGAATGGCTGAAGGAAGCGCTAGCATCGGTGACTGATGAAGATCATTTGATGCAGGTTTTACGCACTTTTCGCCATCATATGTTAGTGCGCATTGCTTGGATGCAAACTTTAGAATTATGTACTCAGCGCGATACCATTGTGCAACTTAGCGAACTGGCTGAGGTACTGATTGTTGCAGCGCGAGACTGGCTATACAAAACCTATTGCCTCTTATGGGGAACGCCGTGCGATCGTGCTGGAAACCCACAGCCATTATTAGTGCTTGGGATGGGGAAACTCGGTGGCAGGGAGTTAAATTTCTCGTCTGATATCGACCTGATTTTTGCTTATCCCGAAAATGGGGTTACTCAAGGTGGGCGTAAAGAGCTGGATAACGCACAGTTTTTTACCCGTCTAGGGCAGAAGTTGATCCGCGTTCTTGACCAAGTCACCATTCATGGTTTTGTGTACCGCGTTGATATGCGTTTACGCCCATTTGGCGATAGCGGCCCATTGGTCTTCAGTTTTTCTGCTTTGGAAGATTACTACCAAGAACAGGGACGTGACTGGGAACGTTATGCCATGGTCAAAGCTCGCATCATGGGGCCTGACAGCGTTCACTATGCGGATACGCTACGCAAGTTATTGCGCCCGTTTGTTTATCGTCGCTATATTGATTTCAGTGTCATCCAATCCCTACGTAATATGAAAAACATGATTGAACGGGAAGTTCGCCGCCGTGGGTTGGTCAACAACATCAAATTAGGCGCGGGAGGCATTCGTGAAATTGAGTTTATTTCCCAAGTTTTCCAGCTGATCCGAGGTGGGCGAGAACCTGCGTTACAGTCACAGTCTTTATTTACTGCATTACAAGGCATTGAAGAACTTACATTATTACCAGCGCAGCAAGTTACTCAATTGCAAGATAGCTATATCTTTCTGCGCCGATTAGAGAATTTACTGCAAAGTATCGATGACCAACAAACTCAAACATTACCCGATGATGCTTTAAATCAGGCGCGTTTAGCGTGGGGGATGGGGTTTGCAAACTGGGCTGATTTTTATCAGCAACTGAGTGCGAAAATGGCAACGGTACACCAAATCTTCGCAGAACAAATTGGTAGCGATGACGAGGAAGACCAAGTGGAAGAGTGCCATGAAGCGTACATTACGCTCTGGCAAAGCGAGCTTTCCAAAGAGGAGCTGGCAAGTTATTTACCGTCAAAAGATGAACTCGTCGCAGAAAAAATGATCCACGGAATTAACTTGTTCCGTCATGATCTGAATAAGCGCACTATTGGCCCTCGGGGTCGTGATGTTCTTGATGAATTAATGCCAAAATTGTTGGCAAAAGTGGGCGAGCGCGAAGATGCAGGGCGAGTGATTGAACGTATCACGCCATTACTGCTGAGCATTGTTAGCAGAACAACCTACTTAGAGTTAATGCTCGAATTTGACGAAGTGCTGACTCACGTTATTCGCTTATGCGCGGCTTCGCCAATGATTGCTGAGCAATTAGCTCGCCACCCACTTTTGTTGGATGAATTACTCGACCCGCAATCCTTGTATCAGCCATTACCGCTTACCGCCTACCGTGATGAATTGCGCCAATATTTAATGCGCGTGCCTGAAGATGACGAAGAGCAGCAGCTAGAAGCGCTCCGCCAATTTAAACAGGCGCAATTATTACGTATTGCCGCAGAGGATATTTCGGGGGTGCTCCCCGTGATGAAAGTGAGTGACCACTTAACTTATTTGGCTGAAGCGATTATTGATGCCGTAGTGCACCAAGCGTGGCAAATGATGGTTAAGCGCTATGGAGAGCCTGAACACTTAGCTCAGTTTGATGAAAAACAGTACGGATTTGCAGTACTGGGTTATGGTAAATTAGGCGGCTGGGAGTTGGGTTATAGCTCAGATTTAGATTTGGTTTTTCTGTTTGATTGTCCGATGAATGCGGTGACAACAGGGGATCGTTCCATCGAGGCTCGTCAATTTTATCTGCGTGTTGCGCAGCGTATTATTCATCTTTTTAGCACCCGCACGGCTTCAGGGGTATTGTACGAAGTGGATGCGCGCCTAAGACCTTCTGGTGAATCGGGCATGTTGGTCAGCACAATCCAATCTTTCGATGATTACCAAAAAAATGATGCGTGGACATGGGAGCATCAAGCGCTGATCCGCGCTCGCATGGTATTTGGTGACGGTTCACTGCAACAAAAATTCACGCAAATTCGTCATGAAACCTTATGTCTGCCACGAGAGCCGGGTGTACTGCGTGAGCAGGTGCGGGATATGCGCCTGAAAATGCATCGGCATTTGGGAAGCCATCAGGAAAATGAGTTTGATTTAAAAGCCGATCCGGGCGGGATCACGGACATTGAATTTATTGCTCAATATTTAGTGCTGCGTTTTGCTATTGATAACCCAGCGCTGACTCGCTGGTCTGATAATGTACGTATTTTTGAGTTAATGGCGCAGTATGATTTTATGTCAGAAGAAGAGGCGTATGGCCTAACGCAGGCGTATGTCTCGATGCGTAATGAGTTGCATCATTTAGCGCTACAATCTTTACCAAGCCGCGTGGACAGTCAACAATTTTCAGCTCAACGAGCTTTGGTGCTTGCCAGCTGGAAAAAATGGCTTGAGTAA
- a CDS encoding inorganic triphosphatase, which translates to MNHIEVELKLAAQSSAIDAVRQCISTLSPQYSAPRKLTNIYFDTAQRQLRQWDMGLRIRGCDGRYEMTMKTAGQVISGLHQRPEFNVEIDSPEINLAAFPAEIWPEGTDIAQLEDELEVLFSTNFTRETWLVKFEDSEIEIVFDQGEVSAGAKDLPIQEFELELKQGFVADVLNLAKKFADIDGLNLSSLSKAARGYSLLASEPVPLVRPESVFDYEEQPIEKSLLHMQQLCQQHEQYWLADGEHARHGLSEFLRFVQAFLVHYQNSAPHFVHDLPLEQLRLNVTDETVSAEGFCYSSQWLKCKLAFIQWLTALTYTDVE; encoded by the coding sequence ATGAACCACATAGAAGTTGAACTCAAGTTAGCGGCTCAGAGTTCTGCTATTGATGCTGTTCGCCAGTGTATTTCGACGCTTTCACCACAATATTCTGCTCCTCGCAAGCTGACTAATATCTACTTTGATACGGCGCAAAGACAATTACGCCAATGGGATATGGGGTTGCGTATTCGGGGCTGTGATGGTCGTTATGAGATGACGATGAAAACGGCTGGGCAAGTGATTAGCGGATTACACCAGCGTCCAGAGTTCAACGTAGAAATTGATTCCCCTGAAATCAATCTCGCGGCATTTCCAGCAGAAATCTGGCCAGAAGGAACGGATATCGCGCAACTTGAGGATGAGTTGGAAGTTCTGTTTAGCACCAATTTCACCCGCGAAACATGGTTGGTGAAATTCGAAGATAGTGAAATTGAAATTGTCTTCGACCAAGGGGAAGTCTCTGCGGGTGCGAAAGATTTACCGATTCAAGAATTTGAACTGGAACTAAAACAAGGCTTTGTGGCGGACGTACTGAATTTAGCGAAGAAATTTGCAGATATCGATGGTCTGAATCTATCCTCCCTGAGTAAAGCGGCGCGAGGCTACTCATTGCTGGCGAGTGAGCCGGTCCCTCTAGTGCGTCCTGAGTCTGTGTTTGATTATGAAGAACAACCGATTGAGAAGTCACTGTTGCACATGCAGCAACTTTGTCAGCAGCATGAACAGTATTGGCTAGCAGATGGTGAGCATGCACGCCATGGACTCAGTGAGTTCTTACGCTTTGTTCAGGCTTTCTTAGTGCATTACCAAAACTCTGCACCGCATTTTGTTCATGATCTCCCTCTGGAGCAATTACGTTTGAATGTGACTGATGAGACGGTCAGTGCAGAAGGTTTTTGTTACAGTAGCCAATGGCTAAAATGCAAATTAGCCTTTATTCAGTGGTTAACCGCCTTAACATATACCGATGTCGAATAG
- a CDS encoding TIGR04211 family SH3 domain-containing protein, whose protein sequence is MRKIPLLLVSIMGLGLSITANAETRYVSEDLSTYVRSGPGTNYRIVGSLNAGESVELISVDNKFAQIKDGKGRTVWLPTDQLSDIPSMKSRIPQLEAENQKLRQQLDNIDNTWNTRTADMQQKVADNDSEVRQLKAENEKLKNELIKAGKKLDIAEVNLDDRRRELILQWFMYGGGVAGAGLILGLLLPHIIPRRKKRNDGWM, encoded by the coding sequence ATGCGAAAAATTCCACTTCTACTTGTTTCAATCATGGGGTTAGGCCTTTCAATCACAGCAAACGCTGAAACACGCTACGTTTCTGAAGATTTATCGACTTATGTCCGTAGTGGCCCAGGCACCAACTACCGTATTGTTGGCTCGCTAAACGCAGGTGAATCCGTTGAACTCATTTCTGTGGATAATAAATTTGCTCAGATTAAAGATGGCAAAGGTCGCACCGTTTGGTTACCAACGGATCAGCTTAGCGACATCCCAAGTATGAAAAGCCGAATTCCACAGTTAGAAGCTGAAAATCAAAAGCTCCGTCAACAATTAGATAACATTGATAATACGTGGAATACCCGCACCGCAGACATGCAGCAAAAAGTAGCCGATAATGATAGCGAAGTGCGTCAACTCAAAGCAGAAAATGAAAAACTGAAAAACGAGCTTATCAAAGCGGGTAAAAAGTTAGACATTGCTGAAGTGAATCTGGATGATCGCCGCCGTGAGTTAATTTTACAGTGGTTTATGTATGGTGGTGGCGTGGCGGGTGCTGGCTTAATTTTAGGATTACTTCTGCCTCACATTATTCCACGCCGTAAAAAACGCAATGATGGTTGGATGTAA
- a CDS encoding multifunctional CCA addition/repair protein, producing MKVYLVGGAVRDKLLGLPISDRDYVVVGTTPEAMLAQGFQQVGKDFPVFLHPKTHEEYALARTERKIGSGYTGFSCYSAPDVTIEDDLLRRDLTINAIAQSDTGELVDPHHGVRDLKNRVLRHVSDAFLEDPLRVLRVARFAARYYEQGFRIAPETMALMQSMSESGELSHLTPERVWTETHKALMSNSPQVYFEVLRECGALAILFPEIDNLFGVPAPEKWHPEVDTGIHILMVMRVIATLSKDIDVRFAALCHDLGKGLTPKTVWPSHPQHGEAGIPLIIGLCERYKIPTSTKDLACLAAKYHDMIHVINKLSAADIVGIFDGLDSWRKPERIFQLSLVSEADARGRGGLENQAYPQGTFLRQAYEIAKAVAVKSIIEQGFQGAKIREELTNQRIQAVEKWLKIQKVMQCYIR from the coding sequence ATGAAAGTCTATCTCGTCGGCGGAGCGGTACGTGACAAATTACTTGGATTACCCATCTCAGATAGAGATTATGTGGTGGTGGGTACCACGCCAGAGGCGATGCTAGCCCAAGGCTTTCAGCAGGTAGGCAAAGATTTTCCGGTCTTTTTGCACCCAAAAACTCACGAAGAGTATGCCCTTGCCAGAACTGAACGAAAAATCGGTTCTGGCTACACTGGATTTAGCTGTTATAGCGCACCAGACGTTACCATCGAGGATGACTTACTGCGCCGAGATTTAACTATAAACGCCATCGCACAAAGCGATACAGGGGAGTTGGTCGACCCTCATCATGGTGTGCGTGATCTCAAAAATCGCGTTCTGCGTCATGTCTCAGATGCTTTTTTGGAAGACCCATTGCGCGTATTGCGTGTGGCGCGTTTTGCCGCTCGCTATTATGAACAAGGTTTTCGAATTGCCCCAGAAACCATGGCGTTGATGCAATCAATGTCGGAGTCAGGAGAACTATCCCATCTCACCCCTGAGCGCGTATGGACAGAAACGCACAAAGCACTGATGTCCAATTCACCACAAGTTTATTTTGAAGTTTTACGTGAATGCGGCGCACTTGCCATCCTATTTCCTGAAATTGATAACCTATTCGGCGTACCAGCCCCTGAGAAATGGCATCCAGAAGTGGATACTGGGATCCATATTTTGATGGTAATGCGCGTGATAGCAACATTATCGAAAGATATTGATGTGCGCTTTGCTGCGTTATGCCATGACTTAGGTAAAGGGCTTACGCCTAAAACAGTCTGGCCGAGTCATCCACAGCATGGGGAAGCAGGGATCCCACTGATCATCGGCTTATGTGAGCGTTATAAGATCCCAACCAGCACCAAAGATCTCGCCTGCCTTGCTGCAAAATATCACGATATGATCCATGTGATTAACAAGCTCAGCGCTGCCGATATTGTGGGGATCTTTGATGGATTAGATAGCTGGCGTAAACCTGAGCGTATTTTTCAGCTTAGTTTAGTGAGTGAAGCTGATGCTAGAGGCCGTGGAGGGTTAGAAAACCAAGCCTATCCTCAAGGAACATTTTTACGCCAAGCCTATGAGATAGCTAAAGCGGTCGCTGTAAAATCGATTATTGAGCAGGGCTTCCAAGGCGCAAAAATCCGAGAAGAATTGACTAATCAGCGTATTCAAGCTGTTGAAAAGTGGCTAAAAATACAAAAAGTAATGCAGTGCTATATTCGATAG
- the folB gene encoding bifunctional dihydroneopterin aldolase/7,8-dihydroneopterin epimerase, giving the protein MDIVFIEQLSVITTIGVYDWEQDIEQKLLLDIEMGWDNKQAAMSDNVEFCLDYEKVTQCIVGHLENNKFALVERVAEEVTQLLMSTFKTPWVRLRVSKPGAVARAANMGVLIERGTKTS; this is encoded by the coding sequence ATGGATATCGTATTTATTGAACAATTATCAGTCATCACCACCATTGGTGTATATGACTGGGAACAAGATATTGAACAAAAACTTTTGCTCGATATCGAAATGGGATGGGACAATAAACAGGCCGCGATGAGCGATAATGTTGAGTTTTGTTTAGATTACGAAAAAGTGACCCAATGCATTGTCGGACATCTTGAGAATAACAAATTTGCATTAGTGGAGCGAGTTGCAGAAGAGGTCACTCAATTACTGATGAGCACATTTAAGACGCCATGGGTGAGACTGAGAGTGTCTAAGCCAGGGGCGGTTGCTCGTGCTGCCAATATGGGCGTACTGATTGAGCGTGGTACAAAAACCAGTTAA
- the plsY gene encoding glycerol-3-phosphate 1-O-acyltransferase PlsY: MSAIALGMIIFAYLCGSISSAILICRLARLPDPRQHGSGNPGATNVLRVGGKAAAASVLICDVLKGMIPVWLAYYLNVQPFYLGLVAIAACLGHIYPVFFHFKGGKGVATAFGSIAAIGWDLSGLVAGTWLLTVLLSGYSSLGAIVSALLAPFYVWWFKPEFTFPVAMLSCLVLVRHHGNIQRLWRGQESRIWQKLKNKKQKTTKEIAQEQRDDNND; this comes from the coding sequence ATGAGTGCTATCGCGCTTGGCATGATAATCTTCGCCTATCTTTGCGGATCAATATCGAGTGCTATTTTGATCTGCCGTCTGGCAAGATTACCCGACCCTCGTCAACACGGCTCTGGTAACCCCGGTGCAACTAACGTCTTACGCGTCGGTGGTAAAGCCGCCGCTGCCTCAGTACTGATCTGTGACGTACTGAAAGGGATGATCCCTGTATGGCTTGCTTATTATTTAAATGTGCAACCATTCTATCTTGGCTTGGTCGCGATTGCAGCCTGCCTTGGGCATATTTATCCGGTTTTCTTCCACTTTAAAGGTGGAAAAGGCGTTGCCACCGCATTTGGATCCATCGCAGCAATCGGCTGGGATCTTTCAGGCCTAGTAGCAGGCACTTGGCTGCTCACCGTATTGCTCAGTGGCTACTCATCCCTTGGGGCGATTGTCAGCGCACTACTAGCACCATTTTATGTGTGGTGGTTTAAGCCTGAGTTCACCTTCCCTGTTGCCATGCTGTCATGCTTAGTACTTGTTCGCCATCATGGCAACATTCAGCGTTTATGGCGCGGACAAGAAAGCCGAATTTGGCAAAAGTTGAAAAATAAAAAGCAAAAAACAACCAAAGAGATAGCTCAAGAGCAACGTGACGATAACAACGATTAA
- a CDS encoding methyl-accepting chemotaxis protein, whose amino-acid sequence MSGNPYITQNEYILDEDITLMTTSDLQGNIIHANDFFVQVSGYDLDELMGQPHSTIRHPDMPKAAFADMWHTLKMGEPWTGIIKNRRKNGDHYWVRANVIPMQRKGVITGYMSIRLRATREEIAAVEPLYKALAENRSNRRLYKGIVLPKRRRFSLSTLSVRWRCRLISSSLFVLWMAMAGLSGLSGNTLLLTSLFTLITLLLGNVALERNFAKPLENIMFQALNVARGNRNSIDHMSRVDEIGQILRSIGQLGLVCRWLINDVSDQVDNVRKDSQSLVSDCGELDSHTQRTVGYMQQTAATMNQMAVSVKMNADNTHKADVLSNETSETAVNGGAMMDAVVITMDEIVHSTSKINSITDVIKDIAFQTNILALNAAVEAARAGEQGKGFAVVANEVRSLASRSASAVNDIRALINNCEKKVSSGKDQVYAAGNTMKEIVDQVQNVTQLITHISHATTEQASGISDISQAVSELESITQQSSLLVEQSTETANHVKDRSIRLEDAVTILH is encoded by the coding sequence ATGAGCGGAAATCCATATATAACCCAAAATGAGTATATCTTAGATGAAGATATCACCTTGATGACCACAAGCGACCTTCAAGGGAATATTATTCATGCTAATGATTTTTTTGTGCAGGTCAGTGGGTATGATCTCGATGAGTTAATGGGTCAGCCCCACAGTACTATTCGTCATCCTGATATGCCAAAAGCAGCCTTTGCAGATATGTGGCACACCTTAAAAATGGGAGAACCGTGGACTGGGATCATCAAAAATCGCCGTAAAAATGGCGATCATTATTGGGTTCGTGCCAATGTCATCCCCATGCAGAGAAAAGGTGTCATCACTGGTTATATGTCCATTCGCCTACGAGCTACCCGAGAGGAAATCGCCGCAGTTGAGCCGCTGTATAAAGCCCTAGCCGAAAATCGTAGCAATCGCCGACTTTATAAGGGAATAGTGCTACCAAAACGCCGTCGATTCTCACTTTCAACACTGTCTGTTCGCTGGCGTTGCCGTTTAATTTCCAGCAGTTTATTTGTCTTGTGGATGGCGATGGCGGGTTTATCGGGCCTATCCGGTAATACATTGCTACTGACCAGCTTATTCACCTTGATAACCCTACTGCTCGGCAATGTGGCATTAGAGCGTAATTTTGCGAAGCCACTTGAAAATATTATGTTTCAAGCATTAAACGTTGCGCGAGGTAACCGTAATAGCATTGACCACATGAGTCGTGTTGATGAAATTGGGCAGATCCTGCGCTCCATTGGTCAGCTAGGCTTAGTGTGCCGTTGGCTGATTAACGATGTCTCTGATCAAGTAGATAACGTTCGTAAAGACAGCCAATCGTTAGTGAGTGATTGTGGTGAATTAGATAGCCATACTCAGCGTACAGTAGGCTATATGCAGCAAACCGCCGCTACCATGAACCAAATGGCAGTCTCCGTTAAAATGAATGCGGACAACACCCACAAAGCCGATGTGCTCTCCAATGAAACGAGTGAAACAGCGGTGAATGGTGGAGCGATGATGGATGCGGTGGTCATCACTATGGACGAAATAGTACACAGCACCAGTAAAATCAATTCGATCACCGATGTGATTAAAGATATCGCATTCCAAACCAATATCTTGGCGCTAAATGCCGCCGTGGAAGCCGCTAGAGCCGGTGAACAAGGTAAAGGTTTTGCCGTCGTCGCCAATGAAGTTCGTAGCTTAGCTAGCCGCAGTGCCAGCGCAGTGAACGATATTCGCGCGCTTATCAATAACTGTGAAAAGAAAGTGAGTTCCGGTAAAGACCAAGTCTACGCGGCGGGGAACACAATGAAAGAGATTGTGGATCAAGTGCAGAACGTAACGCAGCTAATTACCCATATTAGTCATGCCACAACGGAGCAAGCTTCTGGGATTTCCGATATCTCACAAGCCGTCAGTGAACTAGAATCCATCACTCAACAAAGTAGCTTACTCGTTGAGCAGAGCACCGAGACTGCAAATCACGTCAAAGATCGTTCCATTCGCTTAGAAGATGCAGTGACTATCTTGCACTAA